The stretch of DNA CcatagaaaattaaggaaaaatattcCCATGATATCAAAAATCCTTACAcaatctcccactaagtcaaaataaaattttagcaaattACATCTTGGAAAAATTCCGTTTTGGCCCGCCTTCTTTGCTCCTTtattcaatctagcccaattgtttcctttttcttgtatacaattcaatataaacatggaaaaattagtggtgcattctcataaattgaccaattaaattacatgaaatATGTATTTTTAGCAATTAATCAAATCCCTTCTACTTAGTTCATTCTAGCCCTCGAGCATTTTGTATGTATCTGTAAAAGGAAAAATTTCCTCCATAATAGGACTTGACCCCCATGGTTtgcacaattcaacaatttagtctttaCATATTATCATCTCAAATAACCTAGCCTAAGAAATAAGAAGGACCTACccctcattttattatttttgtacttaGGACATTTTCGAATTTTTTGATGCGAGACATGATGACAATCTAAGCACCACGTTCCGGTTACTCGATTTAGATGTCTCTAAATGGGTTATTTCTCCCTACTCGTGATAGCTTGTTAGCGAAATGAGTGCAAAGAAATTGGACAGTCACacgaacctttttacgcgagatgtgatgacaacccaagcaacATATTTAGGTTACTCAGTCCGGTGTACAACCCCAATTTTCACTCTTAACATTCGTATCAGAGGAGTATtattattctctttcttcttcttcttttttttttgcattcaaggCTATTGAAAAGTTTATACATAAAGATCTAAATAGCTAAGTATGTCAAACCATAAGTGGACCATCCTAATTTATCAAGGAAATTATTTACCTTTCACGCGAAACATGCAAAAAAACGATAACGGATAAGCAAATTAGAACCAATTTATGTTTCCCTCCCCCTATTTATTTTACATTGTCCTAAtgtaatttaaagaataaaaagtaaGGATAAgtaggaaaaagagagaaaaagaaattccCGATGTATTTCAACATCGTGGAGGGTGGCCTCGTAGGTGTGTGAGAACGTCTATTACTAAGGTGCGTAAAGAGTCGACTCCTTCCTCGATTCGGGTTAATCGAGTTTGGACAGACGTGGGGGGCTTCAATTTTGTCTTAGAAGGTCtaccttccaaaaattttatttgcataaagggaaaaatcTAGGTTACCTCCCAACAATGCTTTGTTTAATGTCATTAGCTCGACGACCTGTTATTCAAATTATGGGCTCCTCGAGAACAATCTCCTCAACTGTGTGCGTTTGAAAATTCTTGTaaaagggtttagggtttcttcGAGAACAATGCTTTGTTTCAGTTGTTGACCATTCACCTTAAAGCACTTCCGGGTTTCTTCGCTTTAAATTTCCACTGCACCATTCGAGAATAAATTAGTAATATAAATGGACCTATCCATTTGGATCAAAGATTACCAACGAAAATTTTTAAGGTGGAGTCGTATAGGAGAACTTTTTATCCTATTGAAAACTACTTCCTAGTGATTAGCTTGTCATGAAACGCCTTCGCCTTTTCTTTATAAACTCGAGCATTTTCATATGCATCATTTTTAATTTCCTCGAGTTCCTGGATGTCCAACTTTCGAGACCTTCTTGCAGACTCCATCTCCATATTACACTGCTTAACTGCCCAAAATGCTTTGTGCTCTAATTTGACCAAGAGATGGCACGATTTACCAAAAACGAGTTGATAATGTGACATGCCTATTGGTCCCTTGTAAGCTGTCCTATAAGCCTAAAGTGCGTCATTTAGTCTCAAGCTCCAATCCTTTCTGTTAGGTTTAACGGTCTTCTCCAAGATGGACTTGATTTCATGATTTGACACTTCAGCTTGCCCGTTTGTTTGTGGATGGTAAGCAGTGGCAATTCGTTGAGTCACTCCATATTTCTCCATAAGTGTACTTACGAGCTTATAGCAAAAATGAGTTCCTCTGCCACTGATTAATGCTCATGGAGTGCCATACTTggaaaagataaaacttttaaaaaatttaactacggttttagcattatcattgcgagTGGCCTTCGCCTCTATCCACTTAGAAACGTAATCAACAACTAAGAGTATATAAAAATTACCGAAAGAATAAACGAAAGAACCCATAAAATCGATACCCCACACATCAAAAACTTCACAAATATGAATAGGAGTAAGGGGCATCTCATTTTGACGACTAAGGTTGCCAACTTTTTAGCACATTTCACAACTTTTGCAGAATAAAAAGGCATCACGAAATATGTTTGGCCAAAATAGTCCACATTCGAAAATTTTATGTGCGGTGCGTTTTGGTCCAAAGTGTCCTCCACAtgcataagaatgacaaaaaCTTAAGATAGACTGTACCTCTGTTTCTGCTATACACCGTCAAATTTCCTGATCGAAGCAATGCTTCCAAAGGTAAAGATCGTCCCAAATGTAATACCGGGCATCTTTCTTTATCTTATCTTTTTTAGATCTTGGTAATTCCGAAGGAACAGTACCTGGGACGAGGTAATTTACTATGTCTGTATACCAAGGATGAACCGCATTTGCTGAAAATAGGTTTTCATCTGGGAAGTTATCTTTCAATGGTGTCTCATCTACTGGAATCGGTAATCAACTCAGATGGTCAGCTACTAAGTTTTTGCATCCCTTTTTATCCCAGATTTCAAAATCAAACTCTTGTAGGAGTAGAATCCACCTAATCAGTCGAGGTTTTGCCTCCTTCTTTcctattaaatatttcaaagctGCATGATCAGAAAAGATAATCACTTTAGTTCCCAATAGGTAAGATCTAAATTTGCCTAAAGCAAACACAACAGCTAATAATTCTTTCTCAGTGGTTGTGTAATTACTTTGGGCAACATCCAAAGTCTTCGAAGCATAGTAGATAACATGAGGCTCTTTCCCTATTCTTTGGCCAAGAACATCTCCCACACTTcggtcacttgcgtcacacatgaTTTTGAACGGAATGTTCCAATTTGGTGATTACACTATGGGAGCGGAGACCAATTTCTGCTTCAGCACGTCAAATGCGTCTTTACAAGTCTGGTCAAATTCAAATTCTTTATCTTTTTGTAACAGACTGCAAAGCAGTTGCGCGATTTTTGAAAAGTCTTTCATGAATCATCTGTAAAATCCTGCATGGCCAAGAAACGAGCGAACTTCCCTCACAGATGTGGGGTAATGTAACGAGTTAATAATATCTGTTTTTGCCTTATCGACCTCAATTCCTTCCGAGAAAACTATATGACCTAGAATTAATATTTTGTCAACCATGAAGTGGCAGttctcataatttaaaataagattaaattcTAGGCATCTTTGTAATATCTTAGCAAGATTATTGAGACATTCGTTAAAAGAGTTACCGTATACCGTGATgtcatccataaagacttcaaTGATTTTCTCGACATAATCGGAGAATATGCTCACCATGCATCTCTGGAAAGTGGCCGGAGCATTACAGAATCCAAATGGCATTCGTCTATATGCAAACGTTCCAAAGGGGCATGTGAAAGTTGTTTTCTTTTGATCCTCAGGAGGCACCAAAATTTGGAAAAATCTCGAGTACGCATTGAGACAACAATAATGGGTCTTACCAGCTAATCGCTCGAGCATTTGATCGATGAAAGGAAGTGGAAAATGGTCTTTCCGAGTAGCTACATTCAACTTTCTGTAATCGATGCAAACCCTCCATCCATTCTGGACTCGGGTAGGAACTAGCTCTCCTAACGAGTTTTTCACCACTGTCACGccagttttcttgggcacgacatgaACCGGGCTAACCCAATCACTGTCGAAGATCGGGTATATCAATGCAGCATCCAACAGTTTCTGGATCTTCTTCTTTACTACCTCCATCATGGGTGGATTAAGGTGCCTCTAAGCATCTCTCTTTGGTTTCGTGTTATCTTCGATGGAAATTTTGTGCATACAAGTGGATTGTCGACTATCGTCAAACCAATAACTTCCTTATAATCTCCTAGAACTCGAACTAGACTTTTTTCCTCATCTTTGGATAGTTTGTTTGACACTATCACCGGTAAGGtgtctttctctcccaaaaagacGTACTTGAGGTGGTCCGGTAATGCTTTAAGATCCAAGGTTGGTGGTTGCAAAATCAAAGGCAACATTTTAGTTTGGGAAGGTAATAGTTCAAATTGGTTACCTCGATTCGTCAACGATGGTTGCGTCTCCAAGTGTTTGATAATTTCTCGCAACGGATCTTCTATAATTGCTAATTCCTCGAGATGATTTAAAACATCCATGTCAATGCTTCTGTAAAGGACAGTTTCCAACTCATCAAAGTCATGATATTCGAAATAAGATTGAGTTAAACAATCTATACTATCGATACTAGAAATATTTAATAGTGAGTTAGGATGACCCATAGCTtcgtagacattgaatttcaTGATTTCTCCATCAAACTCCATTGTCAGTGTCCCGCTCTGCACGTCAATTTTTGCGCTTGTGGTACTTAGAAATAGCCTTCCAAACAAAATGTCAGACGAATTAGTTGAGTTATCGTCCTCCATATTAATAATGTAGAAATCTGCAGGGAAAATTAATTCGTTAACTTTAACAAAGACGTCATCAAGCAACCCTTCGGGATAGACGATTGACCTATCTGCCAACTGGATTATTACTCCTATATCTTTTAAAGAACCCGCGTTAATCaacttataaataaaataaggcataacattaatgggAGCCCTtaaatcacacatggctttcTTAATGCCTACATTACCTATCTCACAGGAAATAGCAAACATACCTTGGCCATTGTATTTGGGCGAAACTTTCTTTTATAGTACTGCGGAGACATTTTCTCCTACATTTACTCTTTCGTTACCTATTAACCTCCTCTTGCTAGTACACAATTTCTTGAGGAATTCTGTATAACGAGGGATTTGTTTGATAGCGTCGAGCAAAGGGATATTTACCTCCACCTTCCTAAATGTTTTGAAGATTTCTTTTTCCTCCTTCTCTTTCTTATCCTTTGCGAGCCTCCCTAGAAAAAGAGGTGGTATCATGTCTGGTTTCTAAATTTCTGATTCTGGTCTGGCTTATGGATCAGAGATCTACTTTTCCTGTTCTTTGTCTTACCCATAACTTTTGTCTGAAACTATTTGCAAAACTTTTCTGCTATGAAGAGTTATTGCACTTGCATTTTGCCGAAGATTTGGCTCTGTCTGGGAAGGTAATTTACCTTGAGATTCCAAACGATTAACTACCATCAAgagtttactaacttgattagTTAACTCTTGTATTGATGTATCTGTCCTTTGTTGGTATTTTGCAGCATCGACGACAAGTCTCTCTATAACAGCTTCTAGAGATGTGCTCGGCATGGGTGGCGGTTGCGAAGGTCTTGGTTGGTATGATGGATTATATCGGGGATTAGCTCCGTAATTCAAGTTGGGATGATCCTTCCACCCGTAATTGTAGGTGTTGGAGAAAAGATCATAGCGTCTTTGTGGAGGTCCCAGAAAGCCTCCAACAGCGTCAACATGTGCTGTTAAGTTGTCGTTAAGGATTGGGCACAAATCCGTCGGATGTTCAGACGTTGTACAAATTCCGCACAGTTGGGTCAGATTCTTCTTTTCTGTAAGCATAGATTGAACATTATTAGTAAGCTTATCCAATTTATCTTCTAAGGATGAAACGTTTACCCCATTACCTCGTCTTGTGGGTTTTGAATTCGGCCTATACTATTGAGAATTTGCCGCCATGGTGGATATCAGTTCTCTTACCCTTTGAGGAGTCATATTGACAAGCGCCCCTCTACCAGCAGCGtcaatcatcttcatttccatagGGATTAAACCTTCGTAGAAATATTGAAGAAGTGATTGTTCGGTCAAACCGTGTTGAGGACAACTCGCACAAAGTTTTTTATGCCGCTCCCATAGTCGTAGAGTGATTCACTCTCCATTTGGCGAATTCCTGCTATATCTCTCCTAAGTTTAGCTGTTCGCAATACTGAAAAGAATTTGTCAAGAAATACACGAGATAAGTCATTCCATGTTGTAATAGAACCGGGGGGTAAGTAAAACAATCATTCTCTTGCtgtatcaactaaagaaaaaaggaaatacCCGAAGTTTGATTTCATCTTCGGTTACTCCCTAGGGTTTCATGCTTCAGCAGACCATGTGGAATTCTCTTAAGTGAGTGTGTGGATTTTCGTTCTTCAAGCCTCAAAAAGTGGGCAAAAGGTGAATCAAGCTTGATTTTAACTCAAACAGGGTTTTTTTGGTTGGATAGTTGATTCATAACGGTGTTTGGTCGTTGGGAGCAGTGGCTAGTTGACAAATGGTTCGGTTTGCCATCCGTTCTAATTCACTGAGGTTGTCTTCTGcttcttttgtttcaaaaaatgGTTCGGTCTCAAGTTCAACCACCTCAACTTGCTTCCCAAGTCGAATTGCCTCTGCACGAATTGCTTGGCTCAACTTTTCGACGTCAGATTCTAGGATCCCTTGTCCTAGCTCAACTTCTGCTTTACTTGCACATTTAAGAGCTTTCATCTCTTTTCGTCGTGCTCGTGTCGATTTCTCAATCTTTAGGTCGTATTTGAAATCTCCGGATGAGGATCTAGTCATGAAGACGATTTAAACAATTGTGAGTGTTACCAGTTCTCGGTAACGGCACCAAAACTGATTGTTGTCGATACCACCAATATAATCCTACACCTAATTTGAAAACTtgagcagtatagggagtagggtcgatccctcagagactgggttCACATAAAATTGTTGTTCTTTCTCGACCACATTCATGTCTGGGCAGTTGTCGTGCCTAAGAAATTTGGGGGGAGGATAAAAATTGAAAAcctgaaataaatagaaaaaatgtgtaaaaagtaaaagctaaaaaaaataaaaatagttaaataaatctGAAGAAAGATTAATTAAACTTAGCTCAGCTTCAGGCACGTgtttttcctcgtctttgaaccgatcctcgaaattagataaagtcctcttttccaataagctagttatagctaccaaggatgcctcagacaccaactcttccttgtgtaaattagttatggaacatcctataactaacccttaccgatcgaacaaccaatGAAACGTTCATGGTTTAGAACTttggcagctttgcgttctagaagagcctagctcgaaccaatttCCTCAACCgtgtgggacatttaaatccggttactacttcccttgacagAACCAAACAACAATCCCCACTTCGCACGCCAATGTGTTTACAGAAAATCGATTAGACAATTGATCCTTTCAGAATTTtaactgtacgtctaaccacactaactgaaacgacgtcttttttgacttagtgttaatttgactttgtgagttgatgaagtcatactcttaatccagagaagtaataaatactaaaaattaggaATTGAATTGCTCAGGTTCGTAACTCACGGATCTTGACGAAGCTAACACTGACCTAAAGTTGAAATAGATTTAGTTGACTAAGGTTTGGGGCATATTAGAGTTGGGCATATCTGGAGAGGGTTGGATATATGAAATAGGGTTGAAATGGGTAAAAGGTGGGTGGTTTAAGTATGTGGCTGGAATTTTGTTTAGGTATAAAAATGGTTTTAGCCTACTGAGAATTAGAAAAaggtttgaaaaagaaaatgtaagtGGTGTAGGTTGGTGACAAGCtggaaattaataaattgaaagtaAAAGGAACCAAAGACAACAAATAATTTCGTGAGAAGGAAGGAGATTATATTCAAAAGATGAAAAGTTGATTGAAAACTTGATGAATGAACAAACATAGTAgcccctatttatactagtggcctTAAACAAATTTGCCTAATTAAAGGCCACTAGCcatagaaaattaaggaaaaatattcCCATGATATCAAAAATCCctacataatctcccactaagtcaaaataaaattttagctaatTACATCTTGGAAAAATTCCGTTTTGGCCCGCCTTCTTTGCTCCTTtattcaatctagcccaattgtttcttttttcttctatttagccccaaattgcacccctgtataaaattcaatataaacatggaaaatccagtggtgcattctcataaattgaccaattaaattacatgaaatATGTATTTTTAGCATTAAATCATCTTATTAAGGAGAATAATATTAGTACCCAAAAAAATAATAGCATTCAAAAATGATTTGAaggtatattatttaatttattacttaCTATTACCGACTCGTTATCTAGTTACTGAATTGGGTCTTGACCCATACTCTACACGGTTCGTACTTTGAGTTCATATTTAAGATGCCCGCACCCTTCTGTGAGACTGCTCGATGTGAGTTCCCACTATCATGTAGGCGAACCCACATCTAGAAAACACGTGTTAACCCTATAGTAGGGTATGTGTCAACATGCATGAGAACCTACCTATAATATGAATACACAGTTAACCCATATGAACGACACACACTCTAAAATACTCAACAATTTGGTGCGGTGAGCGTGGACAAACTTCCGATATTCAGATTTTCAGATTGCTAAAAAACCAAAATGACACCCTAACGAGAATTTCCCCACTCATTTCCTATCAGGCCAGGTAAGAGGTTCTGGCACTGGCAATCAACCCAGTGAGGTAGACCTTTTTGCTAGTTGGTTTGCTGATCGACCAAAGAATTTGGGTAACTTAGGCCATGCAGGTGCTTCCAACTCTTTCGGTCTCAATGCTCTATTTGGTCAAGGGCCATCATTTCCCTCTAATCAGGGAGCATCGCTACAACAATTGTTTGGTTTGCAGAGGTAGTTGAGGTTGATGAAGGAATAGATGGTTTAACCAAGTTCTAGGTTCAAACATTAACAAGTGTTTCAGTAGGAATTGTTAAGATAGAATGAAGAATTGAGGAGGAAGATGCAGTTTGAAAATTTCAATCTTCAAGATCCTATTACGCCTACCTAGGAGGAGGCTATAGGGGCACATGCAAAGACATGACAGAATGAAATGGATGCTTTGCATAGAGATGTGCGAGTATTGCATCCTGATGTGCAAGACATGGATTGATTATTTTGTTCTAACAACCTATTGTCTTCTGAAATAACAACTGTGAGCCTACCAATTGAGTTTAAGGTTCTAAAAGAAATGCTTGAAGGAAGAAGGGATCCTTAAGCACATCTCATGTAGtataatgattatatgaatgtgcTAAGGGCTTCCAATGCAACAAAATGTAAAGCTTTTTCAACGACCCTTAGAGGAAGTGCGAAAGATTGGTATTTGTTTTTACCACAAAGTTCCATTCAAAGTTTATCGTATCTGGGCCAGATGTTCTTAGGAAGATTTCGAGCTCATAGAATAATACTGAGCACTCTTATGGGTTTGATGTTAGTGAAACAGATGGATGGAGAATCCTTGCAAGATTATGTCAAACAATTTTATGGAACTACGTTAAACACAAAGAATTTGGAGGACCAGTGGGCTATTGATGCCTTCATCATAGGAGCCCAAAATGAGCACTTGCAATATTCGTTTGCTGATAATAGGCCATAGAGTTTGGCAGATTTGTATGAAAGGGCTCAAATGTTCCGAAACAAAAGAAATTAATAGGGCAGCTCGTAATACTTTCCAGAGGGATGACAGATAATTTAGAGGTTAACAGGGAGTTCGTAGTTATCAGGGTCCTCATTCTCAGAGTTTGTGCGTATAGTATGGGGGACAACAAAGGAGCTATCCACAGAATGAATCACCGAGGGCATTTCAGAGACCTCAGGTTGAGCACACAAGAAGGTACGTTCCTCATGGAAAGTTTGAAACTTATAGTCTTTTAAATGCTACATGTGCATACATTCTTAGTTAGGTTAAaagtttgggcatttttacaAGCCCTCCACCCATTTAACGAAATTAGTTAAGAGCCAACTCGAGA from Gossypium hirsutum isolate 1008001.06 chromosome D04, Gossypium_hirsutum_v2.1, whole genome shotgun sequence encodes:
- the LOC107898292 gene encoding uncharacterized protein; protein product: MIPPLFLGRLAKDKKEKEEKEIFKTFRKVEVNIPLLDAIKQIPRYTEFLKKLCTSKRRLIGNVGIKKAMCDLRAPINVMPYFIYKLINAGSLKDIGVIIQLADRSIVYPEGLLDDVFVKVNELIFPADFYIINMEDDNSTNSSDILFGRLFLSTTSAKIDVQSGTLTMEFDGEIMKFNVYEAMGHPNSLLNISSIDSIDCLTQSYFEYHDFDELETVLYRSIDMDVLNHLEELAIIEDPLREIIKHLETQPSLTNRGNQFELLPSQTKMLPLILQPPTLDLKALPDHLKYVFLGEKDTLPVIVSNKLSKDEEKSLVRVLGDYKEVIGLTIVDNPLVCTKFPSKITRNQREMLRGTLIHP